In a single window of the Saccharothrix australiensis genome:
- a CDS encoding 30S ribosomal protein bS22, producing the protein MGSVIKKRRKRMSKKKHRKLLRKTRVQRRKRGK; encoded by the coding sequence ATGGGCTCGGTCATCAAGAAGCGCCGCAAGCGCATGTCGAAGAAGAAGCACCGCAAGCTGCTGCGCAAGACGCGCGTCCAGCGTCGCAAGCGCGGCAAGTAA
- a CDS encoding helix-turn-helix domain-containing protein, producing MPEENDRAPLVQVKFLTVAEVALVMRVSKMTVYRLVHSGELTAVRVGKSFRVPEKAVHEYLRNAYFDAG from the coding sequence ATGCCGGAGGAGAACGATCGAGCACCACTGGTCCAGGTCAAGTTCCTGACCGTCGCCGAGGTGGCGCTGGTGATGCGTGTGTCGAAGATGACGGTGTACCGGCTGGTGCACTCGGGTGAGCTCACGGCGGTGCGGGTGGGCAAGTCGTTCCGGGTGCCGGAGAAGGCCGTGCACGAGTACCTGCGGAACGCCTACTTCGACGCCGGGTGA
- the proC gene encoding pyrroline-5-carboxylate reductase — protein MTTIAVLGAGKIGEALLSGLLRGGRAADELLCTERHPGRAAELSERYGIGAVDVPGAAQRADVLVVAVKPQDIEPLLDELAPVIKPGTLVVSLCAGLPTALYERRLPEGTPVVRVMPNTPMVVGEAMSAISAGRYATAEHLDLVEELLRTVGKVARVPEGQQDAVTALSGSGPAYFFYLVEAMIDAGILLGIPRDLSTTLIIQSAIGAAQMLDRNDQHPVILREAVTSPAGTTIMAIRELEKHGVRAALLAAIEAARDRSVELGQAHEAE, from the coding sequence ATGACGACGATCGCTGTGCTGGGGGCTGGCAAGATCGGGGAAGCGCTGTTGTCCGGGCTGCTCCGCGGTGGTCGGGCCGCGGACGAGTTGTTGTGCACGGAACGGCACCCGGGTCGGGCGGCCGAGTTGTCCGAGCGGTACGGCATCGGCGCGGTCGACGTGCCGGGTGCCGCGCAGCGGGCCGATGTGCTCGTCGTCGCCGTCAAGCCGCAGGACATCGAGCCGCTGCTGGACGAGTTGGCGCCGGTGATCAAGCCCGGCACGCTGGTCGTGTCGCTGTGCGCGGGCCTGCCGACCGCCCTGTACGAGCGCCGGCTGCCGGAGGGCACCCCGGTCGTCCGGGTCATGCCGAACACCCCGATGGTGGTCGGCGAGGCGATGAGCGCCATCTCGGCGGGCCGGTACGCGACGGCCGAGCACCTCGACCTCGTCGAGGAGCTGCTCCGGACCGTGGGCAAGGTGGCCCGCGTCCCGGAGGGCCAGCAGGACGCCGTCACCGCGTTGTCCGGGTCGGGGCCCGCCTACTTCTTCTACCTGGTCGAGGCCATGATCGACGCGGGCATCCTGCTCGGCATCCCGCGCGACCTGTCGACCACGCTGATCATCCAGTCGGCCATCGGCGCGGCGCAGATGCTGGACCGGAACGACCAGCACCCGGTGATCCTGCGCGAGGCGGTCACCTCGCCGGCAGGCACGACCATCATGGCGATCCGCGAGCTGGAGAAGCACGGCGTCCGCGCGGCGCTGCTCGCGGCCATCGAGGCTGCTCGGGACCGGTCCGTCGAGCTGGGGCAGGCCCACGAGGCGGAGTGA
- a CDS encoding thioesterase family protein — translation MSFSVASAVRPLGDGTYTASLPAQWTVGPKPHGGLLLALAARAAVDAASSAVPGAEDLAPLAVSAQFLRAPEVGPVLLRADVRKAGRTATVVSVALEQRGRSCVESTVTVGRMPTRPPDYVDLPDVPAAPPADAIDLAGLGADGVYKLGTVCDVRLDKEGAGFLTGRTGDPLVLRLWVRPLGERPDPYFALVAGDISMPVTFNLGRLGWSPTVQLTALLRSDPAPGWLRVQVTCSAVHGQWFDEDAVVIDSSGRLVCQARQLALTPAI, via the coding sequence GTGTCGTTCTCGGTAGCCAGCGCGGTCCGCCCCCTGGGCGACGGCACGTACACCGCGTCCCTGCCCGCCCAGTGGACCGTCGGCCCGAAACCGCACGGCGGCCTCCTGCTCGCCCTGGCGGCACGGGCGGCGGTCGACGCGGCGTCCTCCGCCGTGCCCGGCGCGGAGGACCTGGCACCGCTCGCGGTGAGCGCGCAGTTCCTGCGCGCGCCCGAGGTGGGCCCCGTGCTGCTGCGGGCGGACGTCCGCAAGGCCGGCCGGACGGCGACCGTCGTGTCGGTCGCGCTGGAGCAGCGGGGCCGCAGCTGCGTCGAGTCGACCGTGACCGTCGGCCGGATGCCCACCCGGCCACCGGACTACGTGGACCTGCCGGACGTGCCCGCCGCGCCGCCCGCCGACGCCATCGACCTGGCCGGCCTGGGCGCGGACGGCGTGTACAAGCTCGGCACGGTCTGCGACGTGCGCCTGGACAAGGAAGGGGCGGGTTTCCTGACCGGCCGCACCGGCGACCCTTTGGTGCTGCGCCTTTGGGTAAGACCTCTCGGTGAACGCCCCGACCCCTATTTCGCGCTGGTGGCCGGCGACATCTCCATGCCCGTGACCTTCAACCTGGGCCGGCTCGGCTGGTCGCCGACCGTGCAGTTGACCGCGCTCCTCCGGTCCGACCCGGCACCCGGCTGGCTACGGGTGCAGGTGACGTGCAGCGCGGTGCACGGCCAGTGGTTCGACGAGGACGCGGTGGTCATCGACTCCTCGGGCCGCCTCGTGTGCCAGGCAAGGCAATTGGCACTGACCCCGGCCATCTGA
- a CDS encoding proline dehydrogenase family protein, with amino-acid sequence MNPVRSLILAAADHDAVRRAVATAPVSRRVVRRFVAGETVAEAIDATAHLVEHGLRVTLDHLGEDTADRRAAERTVQTYLALLDQLHDTGLAVDAEVSVKLSAVGQALSERLALTNASRICAAAEQGGMTVTVDMEDHTTTDSTLRVLAELRRTWPSTGAVLQAYLRRTLDDCHELAGSRVRLCKGAYAEPASVAFTDPHEVDLNYVRCANALLAGGGYPMFATHDPRLVEIVAERARWHGKAPEDFEYQMLYGVRPAEQARLAAEGHVVRVYVPFGEQWYGYLTRRLAERPANAAFFLRSLVSRS; translated from the coding sequence GTGAACCCGGTGCGCTCGCTGATCCTCGCCGCGGCCGACCACGACGCGGTGCGGCGCGCCGTCGCGACCGCGCCGGTCAGCCGCCGGGTGGTGCGCCGGTTCGTGGCGGGCGAGACGGTCGCCGAGGCGATCGACGCCACCGCCCACCTGGTCGAGCACGGCCTGCGGGTCACCCTCGACCACCTGGGCGAGGACACCGCCGACCGCCGCGCCGCGGAGCGGACCGTGCAGACCTACCTCGCGCTGCTGGACCAGTTGCACGACACCGGCCTGGCCGTCGACGCCGAGGTGAGCGTCAAGCTGTCGGCCGTCGGGCAGGCCCTGAGCGAACGCCTGGCGCTGACCAACGCGTCCCGCATCTGCGCCGCCGCCGAGCAGGGCGGGATGACGGTGACGGTCGACATGGAGGACCACACCACCACCGACTCGACCCTCCGCGTGCTGGCCGAGCTGCGCCGGACGTGGCCGTCGACGGGAGCCGTGCTCCAGGCGTACCTGCGCCGGACGCTGGACGACTGCCACGAGCTGGCCGGCTCCCGCGTGCGGCTGTGCAAGGGCGCGTACGCCGAACCCGCGTCCGTCGCCTTCACCGACCCCCACGAGGTCGACCTGAACTACGTGCGCTGCGCGAACGCCCTGCTGGCGGGCGGTGGCTACCCGATGTTCGCCACCCACGACCCGAGGCTGGTCGAGATCGTCGCCGAACGCGCGCGCTGGCACGGCAAGGCGCCGGAGGACTTCGAGTACCAGATGCTGTACGGCGTGCGGCCCGCCGAGCAGGCGCGCCTGGCGGCGGAAGGGCACGTCGTGCGGGTGTACGTGCCCTTCGGCGAGCAGTGGTACGGGTACCTGACGCGCAGGCTGGCCGAGCGCCCGGCCAACGCGGCCTTCTTCCTGCGTTCGCTGGTCAGCCGTTCGTGA
- a CDS encoding sugar phosphate isomerase/epimerase family protein, giving the protein MIPVGLSTAAVWPQPAAAAFEAAADLGYDGVEVMVWADPTSQDVGALRRLAHRAGVPVLAVHAPCLLISQRVWSPDPAERLRRSVRAARELGARTVVVHPPFLWQRRYAEGFADLVAELEDTGDVAIAVENMFPVRRPLGRGRSVQVTAFRPSIDPTDVGHRNYTLDLSHASAAHVDAMELAKRMGPGLAHVHLADGTGLPKDEHLIPGRGNQPCAELCRSLRRSGFSGQVVLEVNTRKARTTAERRDLLAESLRFARLHL; this is encoded by the coding sequence TTGATCCCGGTCGGCCTGTCCACGGCGGCGGTCTGGCCGCAGCCGGCCGCCGCGGCCTTCGAGGCCGCCGCCGACCTGGGCTACGACGGCGTCGAGGTCATGGTCTGGGCGGACCCGACCAGCCAGGACGTCGGCGCGCTCCGGCGGCTGGCGCACCGCGCCGGCGTGCCCGTGCTGGCCGTGCACGCGCCGTGCCTGCTGATCAGCCAGCGCGTCTGGTCGCCCGACCCGGCGGAGCGCCTGCGCCGCAGCGTGCGCGCCGCGCGCGAGCTCGGCGCGCGGACCGTCGTGGTGCACCCGCCGTTCCTGTGGCAGCGCCGGTACGCCGAGGGGTTCGCCGACCTGGTCGCCGAGCTGGAGGACACCGGCGACGTCGCGATCGCCGTGGAGAACATGTTCCCGGTGCGCCGCCCGCTCGGCCGCGGGCGCTCGGTCCAGGTGACGGCGTTCCGGCCGTCCATCGACCCGACCGACGTCGGGCACCGCAACTACACGCTCGACCTCTCGCACGCCTCCGCCGCGCACGTGGACGCGATGGAACTGGCCAAGCGGATGGGCCCGGGGCTCGCGCACGTCCACCTGGCCGACGGGACCGGCCTGCCGAAGGACGAGCACCTCATCCCCGGACGGGGCAACCAGCCGTGCGCCGAGCTGTGCCGCAGCCTGCGCCGTTCGGGCTTCTCCGGGCAGGTCGTCCTGGAGGTCAACACCCGCAAAGCGCGGACCACCGCCGAACGCCGCGACCTGCTGGCCGAATCCCTCCGCTTCGCGCGGCTGCACCTCTGA
- a CDS encoding Ppx/GppA phosphatase family protein has protein sequence MRLGVLDVGSNTVHLLVVDAHRGAHPTPMSSEKSVLRLAEQLDGDGLLTKSGADQLVRTVAATKASAARLGCDDLMAFATSAVREAGNSAEVLDRVRTETGVDLKVLSGEDEARYTFLAVRRWYGWSAGRLLCLDIGGGSLELAVGVDEEPEEACSVPLGAGRVTRTRFRHDPPSRSEVKATVEWLDEQLAPVVKKLRRAGSPDRVVATSKTFRTLARLTGAAPSSAGPRARRLLTHDGLRQLTGFISRMSAHDLAELEGVSASRAHQLVAGALVAEATMRALSLGELEICPWALREGVILRRLDHTDGPDNGAEPDTPTARTRRPGDTGRTGRHGARWS, from the coding sequence GTGCGCCTAGGGGTGCTTGATGTCGGGTCGAACACCGTCCACCTCTTGGTGGTGGACGCTCATCGGGGTGCCCACCCGACGCCGATGAGTTCCGAGAAGTCCGTGCTGCGGCTCGCCGAGCAGCTCGACGGCGACGGGCTGCTCACCAAGTCGGGCGCGGACCAGCTGGTGCGGACCGTCGCGGCGACCAAGGCGTCGGCGGCCCGGCTGGGCTGCGACGACCTGATGGCGTTCGCCACGTCGGCGGTGCGCGAGGCGGGCAACTCGGCCGAGGTGCTCGACCGGGTGCGCACCGAGACGGGCGTCGACCTGAAGGTGCTCTCCGGCGAGGACGAGGCCCGGTACACGTTCCTGGCGGTGCGCCGCTGGTACGGCTGGTCCGCGGGCAGGCTGCTGTGCCTGGACATCGGCGGCGGCTCGCTGGAGCTGGCGGTCGGCGTGGACGAGGAGCCCGAGGAGGCGTGCTCGGTGCCGCTGGGCGCGGGTCGCGTGACCCGCACGCGGTTCCGGCACGACCCGCCGAGCCGGTCCGAGGTCAAGGCGACCGTCGAGTGGCTGGACGAGCAGCTCGCGCCGGTGGTGAAGAAGCTCCGCCGCGCGGGCTCGCCTGATCGGGTGGTCGCGACCTCGAAGACGTTCCGCACGCTGGCCCGGCTGACCGGCGCCGCGCCGTCCTCGGCCGGTCCCCGCGCCCGCCGCCTCCTCACCCACGACGGGCTGCGGCAGCTCACCGGGTTCATCTCCCGGATGTCCGCGCACGACCTCGCCGAGCTGGAGGGCGTGAGCGCGAGCCGGGCCCACCAGCTGGTGGCGGGCGCCCTCGTGGCGGAGGCCACCATGCGAGCCCTGTCACTCGGAGAGCTCGAAATCTGCCCCTGGGCGCTGCGGGAAGGTGTCATCCTGCGTCGGCTGGATCACACTGATGGACCGGACAACGGCGCGGAGCCGGACACCCCCACGGCCCGCACCCGGCGGCCGGGTGACACTGGACGGACTGGCCGCCACGGGGCACGGTGGAGTTGA
- a CDS encoding response regulator transcription factor, which produces MTRVLIVEDEESFADPLAFLLRKEGFTAALAATGQEALEEFDRNGADIVLLDLMLPGMSGTDVCKQLRQRSAVPVIMVTARDSEIDKVVGLELGADDYVTKPYSARELIARIRAVLRRGGESEELLPQVLEAGPVRMDVERHVVTVDGGEVSLPLKEFDLLEYLLRNVGRVLTRGQLIDRVWGADYVGDTKTLDVHVKRLRSKIEPDPSAPRHLVTVRGLGYKFES; this is translated from the coding sequence GTGACCAGGGTGCTCATCGTGGAGGACGAGGAGTCCTTCGCCGATCCGCTCGCCTTCCTGCTGCGCAAGGAGGGCTTCACCGCGGCGCTCGCGGCCACCGGCCAGGAGGCGCTGGAGGAGTTCGACCGCAACGGCGCGGACATCGTGCTGCTCGACCTCATGCTGCCCGGCATGAGCGGCACGGACGTGTGCAAGCAGCTCCGCCAGCGCTCCGCCGTCCCAGTGATCATGGTCACTGCGCGGGACAGCGAGATCGACAAGGTCGTCGGCCTGGAACTGGGCGCGGACGACTACGTCACCAAGCCGTACTCGGCCCGCGAGCTGATCGCCCGCATCCGCGCGGTGCTGCGCCGCGGTGGCGAGTCCGAGGAGCTGTTGCCGCAGGTCCTGGAGGCGGGGCCGGTCCGGATGGACGTCGAGCGGCACGTCGTGACGGTCGACGGCGGCGAGGTCAGCCTGCCGCTGAAGGAGTTCGACCTGCTGGAGTACCTGCTGCGCAACGTCGGTCGCGTGCTCACGCGCGGGCAGCTCATCGACCGGGTGTGGGGCGCGGACTACGTCGGCGACACGAAGACGCTGGACGTGCACGTCAAACGCCTGCGGTCGAAGATCGAGCCCGATCCGTCGGCCCCGCGCCACCTGGTGACGGTGCGCGGACTGGGCTACAAGTTCGAGTCCTGA
- a CDS encoding sensor histidine kinase, whose product MTATGYLVLSIGALLIGGAAFLVGRVTARTRSDRPAGLTVADLMALVVQSSHDGIVVLNVFGDVVLHNPRAEELGVVRNNRVDDRARRAAELARQTGEVVNVDLSSLEVKGRQPEAVHAQVKVITDGFVVVDASDESEAVRLEATRRDFVANVSHELKTPVGALALLAEAVLDAADDQEEVRRFSAKIMQEATRLGTLVTELIALSRLQGAEKLPELSRVEVDVVISEAMSRSKLAAESAGIEIATDEPSGLEVEGDRTLLVTALSNLLDNAVAYSPPGSPVSVSRRRVAGFVEIAVTDRGIGIAEDQQTRVFERFYRVDRARSRATGGTGLGLAIVKHVAANHGGEVKLWSLPGTGSTFTLRIPEHPDREERTVDLPKPELTIPVPTSAGKPGGEL is encoded by the coding sequence GTGACCGCAACGGGTTACCTCGTCCTGTCGATCGGCGCTCTGCTGATCGGCGGCGCGGCGTTCCTGGTCGGCCGGGTGACCGCGCGCACCCGCTCGGATCGCCCCGCCGGCCTCACCGTCGCCGACCTCATGGCCCTCGTCGTCCAGTCCTCCCACGACGGGATCGTCGTCCTCAACGTCTTCGGGGACGTCGTCCTGCACAACCCGCGCGCCGAGGAGCTCGGCGTCGTGCGCAACAACCGCGTCGACGACCGGGCGCGCCGCGCCGCCGAGCTGGCCAGGCAGACCGGCGAGGTGGTCAACGTGGACCTGTCCTCGCTGGAGGTCAAGGGCCGCCAGCCGGAGGCGGTGCACGCCCAGGTCAAGGTGATCACCGACGGCTTCGTGGTGGTCGACGCCTCGGACGAGTCCGAGGCGGTCCGCCTGGAGGCCACCCGCCGCGACTTCGTCGCCAACGTCAGCCACGAGCTGAAGACCCCGGTGGGCGCGCTCGCGCTGCTCGCCGAGGCCGTCCTGGACGCCGCCGACGACCAGGAGGAGGTGCGCCGGTTCAGCGCCAAGATCATGCAGGAGGCCACCCGCCTGGGCACCCTGGTCACCGAGCTGATCGCGCTGTCCCGCCTCCAGGGCGCGGAGAAGCTGCCCGAGCTGAGCCGGGTCGAGGTGGACGTCGTGATCAGCGAGGCGATGAGCCGCTCCAAGCTCGCCGCCGAGTCCGCCGGCATCGAGATCGCCACCGACGAGCCCAGCGGCCTGGAGGTCGAGGGCGACCGGACGCTGCTGGTCACCGCGCTGAGCAACCTGCTGGACAACGCGGTCGCCTACTCGCCGCCCGGCAGCCCCGTGTCGGTCAGCCGCCGCCGCGTCGCGGGGTTCGTCGAGATCGCGGTCACCGACCGCGGCATCGGCATCGCCGAGGACCAGCAGACCCGCGTGTTCGAGCGCTTCTACCGCGTGGACCGGGCCCGCTCGCGCGCCACCGGCGGCACCGGCCTCGGCCTCGCGATCGTCAAGCACGTCGCCGCCAACCACGGCGGCGAGGTGAAGCTGTGGAGCCTGCCCGGCACGGGCTCCACGTTCACCCTGCGCATCCCGGAGCACCCCGACCGGGAAGAGCGCACCGTCGACCTACCCAAGCCGGAACTCACGATCCCTGTGCCGACCAGCGCGGGCAAACCCGGAGGAGAGCTGTGA
- a CDS encoding phosphoglyceromutase, with translation MAVGTLVLLRHGESVWNAENLFTGWVDVPLSEKGVREARRGGVLLREAGILPEVVHTSLLRRAITTANLALDAADRHWIPVRRDWRLNERHYGALQGKNKKQTLEEFGEEQFMLWRRSYDTPPPPIEPGAEHSQDADPRYADLGPELPLTECLLDVVKRMVPYWESAIVPDLRAGRTVLVAAHGNSLRALVKHLDGISDEAIAGLNIPTGIPLRYDLDESLKPLEPGGTYLDPDAAADAIKAVANQGR, from the coding sequence TCACCGGCTGGGTGGACGTACCCCTGTCGGAGAAGGGCGTGCGGGAGGCGCGGCGCGGCGGCGTGCTGCTGCGCGAGGCGGGCATCCTCCCCGAGGTGGTGCACACCTCGTTGCTGCGCCGCGCGATCACCACCGCCAACCTCGCGCTGGACGCGGCCGACCGCCACTGGATCCCGGTCCGCCGCGACTGGCGGCTCAACGAGCGGCACTACGGCGCGTTGCAGGGCAAGAACAAGAAGCAGACGCTGGAGGAGTTCGGCGAGGAGCAGTTCATGCTCTGGCGGCGCTCCTACGACACCCCGCCGCCGCCCATCGAGCCGGGCGCGGAGCACAGCCAGGACGCCGACCCGCGCTACGCGGACCTCGGCCCGGAGCTGCCGCTCACCGAGTGCCTGCTGGACGTGGTGAAGCGGATGGTCCCGTACTGGGAGTCGGCGATCGTGCCCGACCTGCGCGCGGGCCGGACGGTGCTGGTGGCGGCGCACGGCAACTCGCTCCGGGCGCTGGTGAAGCACCTCGACGGCATCTCGGACGAGGCCATCGCCGGCCTGAACATCCCCACCGGCATCCCCCTCCGCTACGACCTGGACGAGTCGCTGAAGCCGCTCGAACCCGGCGGCACGTACCTCGACCCGGACGCGGCGGCGGACGCGATCAAGGCCGTGGCGAACCAGGGCAGGTAG